The segment GGGATAGTTTCCTACCCAATTTCCGGAGCCTTGAAGAAACGCTGCAATCAGCTCGTCACAGCGATGATAACTTGCCCAATCCTCGGTTTGTTTTAGCATAATATTCCTGATTTGGGCACAGTTAGGATATAAACAACTCACTCGAATACATTGCATCTCCTAGTCCCTCGACTGGGAGTTTTTTGTATGAAGTCTCTTACTCCCCTTCTCCCCTCGTGGGAGAAGGGGTTGGGGGATGAGGGGAAACGATAGATCAGCTCATCCGATATCAACCAAACTGATCGCCGCCATAGCTGATCAAGCGATCGCCCTCCTAAAAACGTCGTGACCATTCCTGGGGCCAGCGTTCAATCACCACCTTCGTTTGGGTAAAGAACTCAACCGCATGCTGACCTTGTCCATGGAGATCGCCGAAAAAGCTATCCTTCCAACCGCTAAACGGGAAAAAGGCCATGGGTGCCGCTACGCCAATATTAATGCCAATATTACCCGCTTCCGCCTCATAGCGAAACTGACGAGCAGCCGCACCGCTGCTGGTAAATAAGCAAGCCATATTGCCATACTGCCCGCGATTAATCAGGGCGATCGCTTCTTCGATGGTGTTGACATGAATTAAACTCAGAACCGGGCCAAAAATTTCCGTGCGGGCCAAGTTGCTAGATGGATCTAAGTCTTGCAAAATTGTTGGACGGATAAAGTGCCCCTGTTCATAGCCAGGAATCTGAGGACGGCGACCATCAATCAAAATCTTTGCGCCTTCATCTGCTCCTTGCTGGATCAGAGCTTCAATGCGTATCTTACTTTGGGCTGAGATTACCGTTCCCATCTGCACCCCCTCATCCAGACCATAGCCCACCTTACGGCTCTCGGCTACAGAAGCGATCGCCTCCGTAAAATGATCCTTAGCTTGCCCCACCGTAATCGCGATCGATGCCGCCAAACAGCGCTGCCCGGCACAGCCAAAGGCACTGTCTGCCATAATGCGAGTGGTCATATCCAAATCCGCATCGGGTAACACAATCACCGGATTTTTGGCACCACCCTGGCACTGGGCCCGCTTCCCCGCCGCCGCCGCCCGACTGTAGACATACCGCGCCACAGGGCTAGAACCCACAAAGCTAATTGCCCGCACCAACGGATGATCCAACAGCGCATCCACCGCATCTTTGGCACCATGCACAAGATTCACCACCCCCGGCGGTAGATCAAGCTGATGGATTAATCCCATAATCCGCTGCATGGTCAGCGGTACTTTTTCCGATGGTTTGATCACACAAGTGTTGCCACAGGCGATCGCATAGGGTAAGAACCAAAAGGGAATCATCCCAGGAAAGTTAAACGGCGCAATAATGGCCGTGACGCCCAAGGGTTGGCGGATCATGGTTTCATCAATCCCCCGAGCAATGTCTTCGGAATTATAGCCCTGCATTAGCATAGGTATGCCGCAGGCCACCTCCACATTTTCGATCGCCCGCTGCAGTTCGCCCCGCGACTCGGCCAAGGTTTTGCCACACTCCTGGGTGATGATGTGAGCGATCGCTTCCCGGTCTTGCTCCAGCAACTGCCGTAGATGGAAAAGATAGCGCACCCGATCCGTAGGCGGAATGCGCCGCCAGCTTGGAAAGGCAGCCTGCCCTGCCTGCACAGCAGCATCCACCTCCTCCGCCGTTGACAAAGGCACCTGCCCAAGAGGATCGAGGGTGGCAGGGTTAATCACCGGTAAACAATCGGCAGCGGATGCGCACCATGTCCCGTTGATATAGTTGAGCAAAGGCGTTGCGGCACTCATAGATGGTAGGTCAATCCATAATAAGTCTATCCCTAGCATCGGGGATCAGGTACATCCTGAAGGTAGCCAGCAACACAGACATCCTGCCAACAACCTCACCCTCAGGAACCGCTTAGCAACGTAGGGTGCTGTTAGGCGAAGCCGTAACGCACCGTCTTGCAGAGTGTTGATACGTTACGCTATCTCACCCCCTCTACCCATAAACCCGTTCAGCCCAAAACCCCATGCTTCTAACCATCTTGATGTTGATAACGGGTGCCCTTGGATTGCGCCTCGGCTATACCCTAGCCCAGAAAGGCTTAACTGCCGAGAATGCCATCCAACACTACCAGCGCCAAGTCTATATCATCGCCTCTGTAGCCCTGGGTGTAGGCACCTTTCTAGGTGTTCTACTAACGGCAGGACGGCATAGCCCTTGGCTGCCCTCCTTCCTGCTGCTCTATGCAGGAGCCTATTTTTGGCAGGCTATTTTACTGCTCTGTTGTTTTTGCACCAGTTTACTGATAGCTCTAGAATGTCCAGGCTGGCGCGATCGCTCTCGCCTACGGCAACTTATTCTTTTTTTAGCGATTAGTCTATCTGCCATGGTAATTCTGGTCTATCAGAACTTACCCGTCACCCACTTAGTGCGATCGCCCCGCCTGTCCAACGACATTGTTCTGCAAACCACCCCCTACAGCTGCTCCGCCGCCACCATCGCCACCCTCTCTCGCATCGTCTATCCCCCAGCCCAAACCACCGAGCGGGACGTGGTGGAACTGGCGGGCACCAGCCGTCAAGGCACCAGTACCATGGCAGAACTCCAGGCCATGGAAGCCCTAGGGTTGGCACCGCACTATGAACGGGGACTGACCCTAGAGGACTTAATCGATCGTCAGCAACTGGCGGTTTTGCACGTGATTGAACCCGTGGTTGGAGCCAGAATCCAACATGCGATCGCTCTCCTCGCCATTGATGTAGACTACCAAGTCGTCATAGTAGGCAATCCGCTCTATGGTCTGCAGGTCAAAACCTTCGAGGAGCTAACGGATGGCTATTGGATCCGGGCGGCCGTTTTTGTCACCGTGTCGTCGCTGGAGGCATGGCCCAGCGGTGGAACACTTTAGTTGCCAGGGGTGAGGAACACGCCGATACCGTTATGCACCCGCGCCACTGTGCTCGGGGGACGGTTGAGCACTTGATTGCCTAGCAGCAGCGTCGTGGAGCTACCGCCATCAAGATTTAGGGCATCGATCGCTCCCAAAGCCTGCATAATCTGAGCGGTTTCAGTAAGGCTAGGGCCACTGCCGCCAATCCGGTTTTGCATGGTGGCCATGATCAGCTTGCCATCACTCAACACCCCAATGGCGCTGCGCACTGCCCGCTCTTGAATGAAAGCAGTGCTAAAGCCTTCCGCTTGGGCATTCAGCACCACCTGCCGGTTTTGCAGCAGCAGCGGCCCTGCGCCCACAATATGTGGGTAGCTGTCAAATGCGGCGGGGCTAGCGGCGGCATCAACTTGTACCGCTGTGCCAGGAGATAGGCTAGCGGCGACTCGGCTGTCCGATCGCACCACCAGTAGATAGCCATCGCTAGGAATCGGGAAGGCGCTACTGCTGGCGCTGCCCCCCGGCTGCTGCTGAACGACTTGCCCACCGCGCACGGTCACGATGACCTCGTTATCAATGAGCGGACTGTAGGTTGGGCCCCAGTCGGGGGTGTAGCGGGAGGTGCCAGCCTGCACATAGCCACTGTTGAGGTGAAGCACAGCAATGCGATCGCCCGTGGATAGGGTAGCCGTTTGGGGCAGGGCCAGGCGACCCATGATCACATTACCGTTATCATCCCAAGCGATCGCGCCCCGGTTGAGAATCGGCCCCGAGAGCCAGCGGCCGTTTTGGCGAATGGCTCCCAGGGGGTTGAAGTTATTGCGGTTGAAAAATCCAGCATTGATGGCAGCGATCGCTCCCCATTCCTGAGTTGCGGTCACCAAGGGCGTAATGCCCACCATCTGGGATGAATTGCCCCAAATGGGCCCCAGGGAAATTTCTGATAAGCGGGGATCGACCACCAAGGACACGACCGGAAACTGGGTGCTGCCCAACTGCACGGTGTCCTCTCGCCATTCCATCCCCGGAGCCCAGGCAATGCGGCGAGGTGGGGCAGCGATGGAACGGAGATCAACCACCAAGCGATCAGGGTTGGGCAACGTCCATACATCCGGGGTTTGGGACGAGGCCCGGATGCGCACCGTTGTTTGGTTGCCCTGAGTGGTGATGCCCAACACGGGAGAATTGGCGCTGCGGAGCTGGGTGGCGATCGCCTGCACAGCCGCAGAGTCAGCAGCAGCATCCACGGAGAGCACCAGATCGCCCGTTCCCGACTGCAGTTGCCAAGAGGCGGGCTGCTGCAGGTCTACCACGATGCGATCGCCCCAGCTTTGCCGACTGTGGCGCACGCCGGAGACCTGAGACTGGGGCGTGGTGATAATCAGCGTGGTGCCGTTGGAAGCCAGTTGCCAATTCAGCTCACTCACCAGATCGGTGATGTCCAGAAATCGCTGGGTAGGCGTCAGCCAAGTGGCCAAGTTCAAGGGCTGGGTCGTGGGATCGGAATACCACTGCACAGGCTGCACCGACGGATTAGCGCTATCGAGCAATTCTGCTCCCAGCACCTCCAAAAGAGCCGCATCCGTCAAGCCAATGCGCTGCTGCCGCTGGCTCCATCCCCCCACAAAGGTGCGTCCATTTAGGTAAATGCGGTTTCCCTCCTGTTCCAACGGAGCCAGGCTAGACTGCTGAGGCGAGGCCGGCAGCCATGAGGGCGTTGAGGTAACCGCGACCTGCTGGGAAAAGACGGGGCGAGCGACTTCCCCTGTCATGATAAAGGTGCCGAGCAGGGCCGCCAGGATCGATGCGTAGCTATGTCGCCCTGGTCGCGAGTCCATCAGACGGTTTAGAGAGGCAGAGACACGAGAGGAGTGGAAACGCATACAACCATGCCCATGAATGCTAGTGGAGTTGGAACTGGTGGGGACACCGCCCCTGTTCACCGCGACTACCGGAGTAGTCTAGGCGTCTATACATCATCGAGGGATCATCGAGGGGCGATCGCTCCCCCTGATTCCCACCATCATTAACCAATGGTTTTCAAGACACATCAGTCAACTTCGCGGATTTTGGTTTCCCCTACCTTGGATATCAACATCATCAAATACTGACGTACCAAGCTGCCCTTTTTCGGGAGGACGCCCAGTTTGACGTCATAATAGTAAACACAGAGGCGGTTAAAACATTGGAGCGCAGGGAAGGTCATGCTCTGCTTGGTTAATGGATTCATCCGACCTCGTCTAAGTTCCGCAGCCCTAGGGAAATCTAGTCGAGGGCTGCTGCTAGATACCTGCATGACATCACCAGCGATGCCTGCTGACGCAAAGATTCAGCCGGCGGAAGCTTGCCCTGACGACCCACATACCTTACTATTTTTAAGCCGTCTCTGATACATATGCATCGGTGTGGCAGAGGTCTAGTGACGAACTAGCCTGTGTTTTAGTCCGAACCAGGCGTCGCGCAGATCACGTCATACAGGCGCTGGTGCTTGCCTAGTCCTACTCAAGAATGGGTAGGGTGGCGATCGCTCCTCCGTCACTCTACGGCAAGCACATTAAGCCTATGCTGCCATTAGGACGATGCAATGCCCTATACTACGGAACCGTTCGTTTAATCCCCCGCTACGGATGCCGTCTACCATCATGACGATAGGCGTTGCATTTTCCTCCGTTTAGATCACTATTCTTAATGTTTTGCGCTAAGCGTCAGCCACACGTTCAATCATCAACGAGCAAGATGGATCAATCGATCATGGGAAATACAGGTGGAGTTCAATTCGGTCAGCAGTATCTATCCCCCGATCCTGGCTATGCCGGGCAGCGGTGGCTCGTGGAAGAACGAGACGCCTGCGGGGTAGGGTTTGTTGCCGACCAACAGGGGCGAGCCAGCCATGGGCTGATCACCACGACCTTGGGGGCGTTGACCTGTATGGAACACCGGGGTGGCTGTAGTGCCGATCGCGATTCGGGCGATGGCGCGGGGCTGATGACGGCGATTCCTTGGAAAATGCTGCGGCGCTGGATGCAAACGGTAGACCTAAGCTGTCCCACCGATTTGGCCAGCGTGGGGGTAGGCATGACCTTTTTCCCCCGGCTACCTGCGGCCATTGATCTGGCTCGTCCGTTGATTGAGCAGGTCGTTGCCGATGCAGGGCTGACCTTCTTGGGCTGGCGCTTGGTGCCGGTGAAACCGGAGGTTTTGGGTGCTCAAGCTTTGGCCAACTGTCCCCATGTGGAACAGTTCCTCGTGCAGTCGTCAGACACCCAGGGGGATGAGCTGGAGCGGCAGCTCTACCTGGTGCGTAAACAGATCGAACGGGCGATCGCTGCTTTGATCACACCGGACATAGGTTCTACCCTGATGGCTAGCGCCCTCGGTGAGTTTTACATCTGTTCTCTGTCGTCCCGCACCATTGTCTATAAGGGGATGGTGCGATCGGCGGTGCTGGGTGAGTTCTACCTAGACCTGCAGGATGCCGACTATGAAAGCGCCTTCGCCATCTACCACCGGCGCTTTAGCACCAACACCATGCCCAAGTGGCCCCTAGCTCACCCCATGCGTCTGCTGGGGCACAACGGCGAAATCAACACGGTCTTGGGCAACATCAACTGGATGATGGCCCGGGAAGCAGACCTGCACCATCCCGATTGGGGCGATCGCCTGGAAGCCCTGAAGCCGGTGGTGAATGCCGAGAACAGCGACTCAGCTACGTTGGATAACGTCATGGAGCTGCTGGTGCGATCGGGGCGGACACCGTTGCAGTCGGCGATGATCCTGGTGCCGGAAGCCTACAAGGATCAGCCGGCCCTGGCCGACCATCCCGAAATTGTGGACTATTACGAATACTACAGCGGCATCCAAGAACCTTGGGATGGCCCAGCGTTGATTGTGTTTAGCGACGGCAAACTGGTGGGTGCTTCGCTGGATCGCAACGGTCTCCGTCCGGCGCGCTACAGCATCACCCGCGACGGCTATATTGTGGTATCTTCCGAAGCTGGCGTGGTGGATCTGCCAGAAGCGGACATCGTGGAAAAGGGGCGTCTGGGCCCAGGGCAAGCGATCGCTGTCGATTTACAGAACCACGAAATCCTCAAAAACTGGGATATCAAGCAGCGGGTTGCCCAAAGCCAGCCCTACGGACAATGGCTCCAGGAGAATCGGGTCGATCTGACACCCCAACCCTTCGTAGATAGTCTGCAGCTTGAGGATGGCGATTTGCTCCGGCAGCAGATGGCCTTTGGCTACTCCAGCGAAGACGTGGAAATGATCGTGGAAGCCATGGCGTCCCAAGCCAAGGAGCCTACCTTCTGTATGGGCGATGACGTGCCCCTGGCGGTGCTGTCCACCAAGCCGCGTCTGCTCTATGACTACTTTAAGCAGCGGTTTGCCCAAGTCACCAACCCCGCCATCGATCCCCTGCGGGAAAGTTTGGTGATGTCCCTGACGATTCAGCTAGGGGCGCGGGGCAATCTTCTGGAAGCGAAGCCCGACTACGCTCGCTTGCTGAAGCTGGAATCACCGGTGCTCAACGAAACTGAGCTGGAGCAAGTGCGCACCTCTGGCTTCAAAACAGCCAATCTTTCCACGCTCTACACCTTGACCGGGCCCCAAGGGTTGGCCCAGGCCGTGGAAGCCCTCTGTCAGCAAGCC is part of the Candidatus Obscuribacterales bacterium genome and harbors:
- a CDS encoding CoA-acylating methylmalonate-semialdehyde dehydrogenase yields the protein MSAATPLLNYINGTWCASAADCLPVINPATLDPLGQVPLSTAEEVDAAVQAGQAAFPSWRRIPPTDRVRYLFHLRQLLEQDREAIAHIITQECGKTLAESRGELQRAIENVEVACGIPMLMQGYNSEDIARGIDETMIRQPLGVTAIIAPFNFPGMIPFWFLPYAIACGNTCVIKPSEKVPLTMQRIMGLIHQLDLPPGVVNLVHGAKDAVDALLDHPLVRAISFVGSSPVARYVYSRAAAAGKRAQCQGGAKNPVIVLPDADLDMTTRIMADSAFGCAGQRCLAASIAITVGQAKDHFTEAIASVAESRKVGYGLDEGVQMGTVISAQSKIRIEALIQQGADEGAKILIDGRRPQIPGYEQGHFIRPTILQDLDPSSNLARTEIFGPVLSLIHVNTIEEAIALINRGQYGNMACLFTSSGAAARQFRYEAEAGNIGINIGVAAPMAFFPFSGWKDSFFGDLHGQGQHAVEFFTQTKVVIERWPQEWSRRF
- a CDS encoding phosphodiester glycosidase family protein → MDSRPGRHSYASILAALLGTFIMTGEVARPVFSQQVAVTSTPSWLPASPQQSSLAPLEQEGNRIYLNGRTFVGGWSQRQQRIGLTDAALLEVLGAELLDSANPSVQPVQWYSDPTTQPLNLATWLTPTQRFLDITDLVSELNWQLASNGTTLIITTPQSQVSGVRHSRQSWGDRIVVDLQQPASWQLQSGTGDLVLSVDAAADSAAVQAIATQLRSANSPVLGITTQGNQTTVRIRASSQTPDVWTLPNPDRLVVDLRSIAAPPRRIAWAPGMEWREDTVQLGSTQFPVVSLVVDPRLSEISLGPIWGNSSQMVGITPLVTATQEWGAIAAINAGFFNRNNFNPLGAIRQNGRWLSGPILNRGAIAWDDNGNVIMGRLALPQTATLSTGDRIAVLHLNSGYVQAGTSRYTPDWGPTYSPLIDNEVIVTVRGGQVVQQQPGGSASSSAFPIPSDGYLLVVRSDSRVAASLSPGTAVQVDAAASPAAFDSYPHIVGAGPLLLQNRQVVLNAQAEGFSTAFIQERAVRSAIGVLSDGKLIMATMQNRIGGSGPSLTETAQIMQALGAIDALNLDGGSSTTLLLGNQVLNRPPSTVARVHNGIGVFLTPGN